The following proteins come from a genomic window of Salvia hispanica cultivar TCC Black 2014 chromosome 4, UniMelb_Shisp_WGS_1.0, whole genome shotgun sequence:
- the LOC125223338 gene encoding uncharacterized protein LOC125223338 isoform X1, translating to MKQAKMEKGNGVDYFARIPEELLLLILSRFENLKHLCRLSLVSKYFASTIYKIKSVHLTLPSTSHSTESADEICELLPKLAGFTSEEMSEFIKSSPIKELSFFSFLRNFKEIRSISLDSTCPRSICSSSSWKVRVKFSNGGAVVEIILEQPAYVPEQASSSYEAYSSDEASSSDEASLSDESSSDDEYTYIAPADEGMRNDTLFLFGCCSVWLLVLCLLIKCHPSLSSVTITNRKKDGRLSASNINVLVWRNKSKEAQIGSLYQTIAWMCESKIPESGYVVKMVNYGTLYPVDELNHDSGTLDGGDVVAWEYTGDEKGLRDPLLEFVGKYKESFPHS from the coding sequence atgaaacaagcaaaaatggaaaaaggaaatgggGTCGATTACTTTGCTCGCATCCCAGAGGAACTACTCTTGTTGATATTAAGCCGGTTTGAAAACCTAAAGCATCTGTGTCGATTGTCCCTTGTCTCGAAGTATTTTGCTTCgactatttataaaataaaatctgtTCATTTGACTCTTCCAAGTACTTCACACTCTACTGAATCAGCTGATGAGATCTGTGAACTTCTCCCTAAGCTGGCAGGCTTTACCAGTGAAGAAATGAGTGAATTCATCAAGTCCTCACCGATTAAGGAGTTGAGCTTCTTCTCATTCCTTCGGAACTTCAAGGAAATCAGATCTATTTCGTTGGACTCGACATGTCCTCGTAGCATCTGCAGCTCCTCAAGTTGGAAAGTGAGGGTGAAATTCAGCAATGGTGGAGCCGTGGTGGAAATTATTCTGGAACAACCAGCTTATGTTCCCGAGCAGGCTTCTTCATCTTATGAAGCTTATTCATCTGATGAGGCTTCTTCATCTGACGAGGCTTCTTTATCTGATGAGTCTTCATCCGATGACGAGTACACATACATTGCACCAGCAGACGAAGGAATGCGTAACGACACATTGTTTCTCTTTGGATGTTGCAGTGTTTGGTTACTTGTGCTATGTTTGCTCATCAAATGTCACCCTTCGCTTTCGAGTGTCACCATCACAAATCGCAAGAAAGATGGGAGACTATCTGCGAGCAATATAAATGTTCTTGTATGGAGAAACAAGTCGAAAGAAGCACAAATAGGCTCATTGTATCAGACAATTGCTTGGATGTGCGAGTCAAAAATCCCGGAATCAGGATACGTGGTGAAAATGGTGAATTATGGGACGTTGTATCCAGTGGATGAACTAAATCATGATTCAGGCACGTTGGATGGCGGTGACGTAGTGGCTTGGGAGTATACTGGGGACGAAAAGGGCTTGCGAGATCCTTTGTTGGAGTTTGTAGGTAAATATAAAGAATCATTTCCTCACAGCTGA
- the LOC125223338 gene encoding uncharacterized protein LOC125223338 isoform X2 produces the protein MSEFIKSSPIKELSFFSFLRNFKEIRSISLDSTCPRSICSSSSWKVRVKFSNGGAVVEIILEQPAYVPEQASSSYEAYSSDEASSSDEASLSDESSSDDEYTYIAPADEGMRNDTLFLFGCCSVWLLVLCLLIKCHPSLSSVTITNRKKDGRLSASNINVLVWRNKSKEAQIGSLYQTIAWMCESKIPESGYVVKMVNYGTLYPVDELNHDSGTLDGGDVVAWEYTGDEKGLRDPLLEFVGKYKESFPHS, from the coding sequence ATGAGTGAATTCATCAAGTCCTCACCGATTAAGGAGTTGAGCTTCTTCTCATTCCTTCGGAACTTCAAGGAAATCAGATCTATTTCGTTGGACTCGACATGTCCTCGTAGCATCTGCAGCTCCTCAAGTTGGAAAGTGAGGGTGAAATTCAGCAATGGTGGAGCCGTGGTGGAAATTATTCTGGAACAACCAGCTTATGTTCCCGAGCAGGCTTCTTCATCTTATGAAGCTTATTCATCTGATGAGGCTTCTTCATCTGACGAGGCTTCTTTATCTGATGAGTCTTCATCCGATGACGAGTACACATACATTGCACCAGCAGACGAAGGAATGCGTAACGACACATTGTTTCTCTTTGGATGTTGCAGTGTTTGGTTACTTGTGCTATGTTTGCTCATCAAATGTCACCCTTCGCTTTCGAGTGTCACCATCACAAATCGCAAGAAAGATGGGAGACTATCTGCGAGCAATATAAATGTTCTTGTATGGAGAAACAAGTCGAAAGAAGCACAAATAGGCTCATTGTATCAGACAATTGCTTGGATGTGCGAGTCAAAAATCCCGGAATCAGGATACGTGGTGAAAATGGTGAATTATGGGACGTTGTATCCAGTGGATGAACTAAATCATGATTCAGGCACGTTGGATGGCGGTGACGTAGTGGCTTGGGAGTATACTGGGGACGAAAAGGGCTTGCGAGATCCTTTGTTGGAGTTTGTAGGTAAATATAAAGAATCATTTCCTCACAGCTGA